Proteins co-encoded in one Quercus robur chromosome 8, dhQueRobu3.1, whole genome shotgun sequence genomic window:
- the LOC126695323 gene encoding probable WRKY transcription factor 31, with product MAKGGGLSIDLDPIGFFLHQPIVLNSFPEDNINNHNNFKCKLTAMDATLNNRSPPSTIQFPVNLNCSNLRDSPPPSDDKRTVIDEMDFFAEKDRDNKAAPSTDHADKKDDLDRPTTLEFNVNTGLNLLTTNTCSDQSMVDDGISPNVEDKRAKSELVVNKAELERMKVENQRLKEMLNQVTTNYNALQMHLMTLMQAPKAENTEENGRVDEKVVEGKNNGGLIVPRQFMDLGLAANGDTDENSVSSSEGRSRERSGSPGNNGELASKKVRMIKDGISEERLVFDQENKKEYGRGDNGREESPGGQTSQGWGPNKVPRFNSPKNVDQTEATMRKARVSVRARSEAPMITDGCQWRKYGQKMAKGNPCPRAYYRCTMAAGCPVRKQVQRCAEDRTILITTYEGNHNHPLPPAAMAMASTTSSAARMLLSGSMSSADGLMNSNFLTRTLLPCSSSMATISASAPFPTVTLDLTQSPNPLQLQRPQNQFQIPFPNPTQNFSNASPSLLPQIFGQALYNQSKFSGLQMSQDMDPAQLQALPMNQGQQNSSLSDTVSAATAAIASDPNFTAALAAAITSIIGGGAHPNNNGNNNTSLTTTSNSNGNITTSNSNSNGNNKINNSSFQGN from the exons ATGGCCAAAGGAGGTGGACTCTCCATTGATTTAGATCCAATTGGCTTCTTTCTCCACCAGCCAATAGTACTCAACTCATTCCCCGAAGACAACATTAACAACCACAACAATTTCAAGTGTAAACTTACTGCCATGGATGCTACACTCAATAATAGGTCACCTCCCTCCACTATCCAATTCCCAGTTAACCTTAACTGCTCCAATCTCCGTGATTCACCTCCACCGTCCGATGACAAACGAACGGTCATCGATGAGATGGACTTCTTCGCCGAGAAAGACCGTGACAACAAGGCTGCCCCCTCTACCGATCATGCCGATAAAAAAGACGACTTAGACCGTCCGACCACGTTAGAGTTTAACGTAAAC aCTGGTTTGAATCTTCTTACTACGAACACTTGTAGCGACCAATCCATGGTGGACGATGGCATATCACCGAACGTGGAAGATAAAAGAGCTAAGAGTGAG ctagttgttaataaagctgAGCTTGAGCGAATGAAGGTGGAGAATCAGCGACTAAAAGAGATGCTTAATCAGGTTACCACTAATTACAATGCTCTCCAGATGCATTTGATGACTCTGATGCAGGCTCCGAAAGCTGAAAACACCGAAGAAAATGGTAGGGTAGATGAGAAAGTAGTAGAGGGAAAAAATAATGGAGGACTAATTGTGCCTAGACAGTTCATGGATCTTGGGCTGGCTGCTAATGGTGATACTGATGAGAATTCGGTCTCTTCATCGGAAGGAAGAAGCCGGGAACGGTCAGGATCGCCCGGTAACAACGGAGAGTTGGCCTCAAAGAAGGTCAGAATGATAAAGGATGGAATTAGCGAGGAGCGGCTTGTGTTTGATCAGGAAAACAAGAAGGAATATGGTAGAGGAGATAATGGGAGAGAGGAAAGCCCAGGTGGTCAAACTTCACAAGGATGGGGTCCTAACAAAGTTCCTAGATTCAATTCTCCTAAAAATGTTGATCAAACGGAGGCCACGATGAGGAAGGCACGGGTTTCTGTTCGAGCTCGATCAGAGGCGCCTATG aTCACTGATGGATGCCAATGGCGAAAGTATGGGCAGAAGATGGCTAAGGGAAATCCTTGTCCTCGAGCTTATTATAGATGCACCATGGCTGCTGGTTGCCCAGTTCGAAAACAA GTACAAAGATGTGCAGAAGATCGGACAATCCTGATAACCACATACGAGGGCAATCACAACCATCCTTTGCCCCCAGCTGCAATGGCAATGGCATCCACAACTTCATCAGCAGCGCGAATGTTGCTCTCGGGGTCTATGTCTAGTGCTGATGGACTAATGAACTCAAATTTCCTGACCAGGACACTTCTACCATGCTCCTCTAGCATGGCAACAATCTCAGCCTCAGCCCCATTCCCAACTGTTACATTAGACCTAACTCAGTCCCCTAACCCTTTACAATTGCAAAGGCCACAAAACCAATTCCAAATCCCATTCCCAAACCCAACCCAGAATTTTTCCAATGCCTCGCCCTCATTGCTACCTCAAATTTTTGGTCAGGCACTTTATAACCAATCAAAATTCTCTGGCCTTCAGATGTCCCAAGATATGGACCCTGCCCAATTACAGGCATTGCCAATGAACCAAGGGCAGCAGAACTCATCACTTTCTGACACTGTGAGTGCAGCCACTGCTGCCATTGCATCAGACCCAAACTTCACTGCAGCTCTAGCAGCAGCCATCACTTCTATTATTGGTGGTGGTGCTCATCCAAACAACAATGGTAACAATAATACCAGCCTCACCACCACCTCCAACAGCAATGGAAACATAACTACCAGCAACAGCAATAGCAATGGcaacaataaaatcaacaattcAAGTTTCCAAGGCAACTAA